The DNA window TCGCAACCGGCGACGAGGTTGCCATGGCCTGGGCCGCCAAGGAAAACGGTTAGGGCGGTTCACCACGATGACGCTCTTTCTGCAAACAGTTCTGAACGGCCTCGTGCTGGGAGGTATCTATTCGCTTGCTGCCGTTGGGTTCTCGCTCGTCTTCGGCGTGCTCGGCATCGTCAATCTGACGCATGGCATCTTCGTGGTCGCGGGAGCGTATGGCGCCCTTTTCCTGTTTGCACGGATGGGCATCGACCCGCTTTTGGCCATCATCCCGATCGGACTGGTCCTGTTCGCCGTCGGCTATGTGTATCAGCGCACCATCATCCAGTGGGCCGTTTCGCGCGCTTCGCTGGTCGCCTCCCTGGTTGTCACTTTCGGCGTTGCCATGATGGCGCGCAACGGGCTGCAACTCGTCTTCGGGCCAGATGTGCATACGATCACGCCGACATACAGCTTCATGAGCCTGACCCTTGGTCCGCTTCGTATCGATGTCGTGCGGATCGTCGCCCTCGGGGCCAGCTTGGTTCTGCTCGTGGCCCTCGCCCTGGTTCTCGCCCGCACGCATTTCGGACGGGCGATCCGCGCGACCGCCCAGCAGCCGCTGGCGGCCGAACTTTCCGGGCTCAATGTGCGCAATCTGCATGGACTCACCTTTGGGCTTGGCGCAGCGATGGCCGGCGCTTCCGGCGCCATTATCGGCATCGTCCAGCCTTTTACGGCGGCAAGTGAGGTCGCCTGGACACTCAATGCCTTCATCGTCGTCGTGCTCGGCGGCATCGGCAGTCCGGCCGGGGCGCTTGTGGGCGGGCTGCTCCTTGGGCTGATCAATGCCTTCACGGCGCAATATATCGGCCCCTCTCTCACCCAGGCCGCCATGTTCCTGGTGCTGGTCCTGATGCTCCTGGTGCGGCCCAGCGGCCTGCTCGGCAACGCGTTTGGAGAAAGCCGATGAACCGCACGCTCCCTCTCGTCATCGGTGCGGTCATAGTCATTGCCGCGGCACTGCTGCCACTCTGGATCGGACCTTTCTACACACGCGTGGCCCAGCTCTTCTTCTTCTCGGCCGGCATGGCGATCGCGTGGAACATTCTCGGTGGCTTTTCCGGCTATTGGAGTTTCGGCCACACGGTCTTCATCGGAATGGGCGCCTTCAGCGCCGCCCATATCGTGAACAGGCTCGGCCCGTTCGGCGACGGGCCGTTGTCGATGATCGCCCCGATCCTCCTGGCCGGCCTCATCTGCGGATTGTTCGCGGCCATCCTCGCCTATCCGATCCTTCGCCTGCGGGGCATCTATTTCGCGATAGCGATGCTCGGCGTGAGCCAGGTCGTCGGCGAACTGGTGAACAATGTGAGCTGGTTCCAGGGGGGCATCGGAGTCTTCCTGCAGACACCGGTTCCCAGCGCCATGACCCCGGAGGACTTCTTCTACTACATTTTCGGCGGGCTGCTCCTGCTGTGCTTCCTGATCTCGGTTGCAGTACGCAATTCCCGCTTCGGCTACGCGTTGCTGTCGATCCGTGAAGACGAGGATACCGCCATGATGCTGGGCGTGGCGACCGAGCGTTACAAGATCATGGCCTTTGTGCTTTCCGCTATTCTCGTCGGCATTATGGGTGCGGTCTACGGCTACAGCGTCGGCTATTTCACGACCTATACCGTCTTCCGCCTGGACTTCTCCCTGAACCTGATCGTCTTCTGTCTGATCGGCGGGATAGGCACCCTGTTCGGGCCGATCATCGGAACCGCGGTCATGCTCTTCATCACGCAGGTGCTGCTGTCACGCTTCCTCGACATCCACCTTCTCATCACCGGCGCCATGGTGGTCGCGATCATCCTTCTCATGCCTGGCGGCATCATTGGCGCCCTGAGTTTCCGGAAACGCAGGGCAAACCAGGCTGAACCGGCCGCGGCGGAGGCGAGGGCATGAGCGGGATCATCCTGTCGGGGCGCGGAGTCACAAAGTCCTTTCGTGGGCTGATCGCCATCCAGAACGTCGATTTCGAGATACCGGCTGGCGCCATCTTCGGGCTGATCGGGCCCAATGGCGCCGGCAAGTCGACCCTGTTCAATCTCATCACCGGCTATTACCCGCTCACAGGAGGCGAGATCCGGTTCAAGGGCGAGGATATTTCCGGCCTGCCCACCTATCGACGCAATCAGGCGGGTATCGCCCGGGCCTTCCAGATATCGAAACCCTTCCCTGCCCTTACGGTGCGGGAAAATGTGCGCGTGGGCGCGATGTTTGGCAGGCCGGGCGGAAGCCAGCCCGAAAAGGTGGTGGATGAGGCGCTTGCCATTGCCGGTCTGGAGGAACTCGCCGACCGCACGGCGGAAGGGTTGACCGTTGGCTCGCTTCGCAAGCTGGAGGTCGCGCGCGCCTATGCCACCCGACCCTCGCTTCTCCTCGCCGACGAACCTTGCGCCGGCCTCAACCCCATCGAGACGGAGGAAATGGTCACCTGCCTTCGCAAGGTGCGCGAGCGGGGCACGACGGTGTGGCTGGTTGAGCACGACATGAAGGCGGTCACGAGCATTTGTGACCGCATCCTCGTGATCGACGCCGGCCAGAAGATCGCCGAGGGAACGCCCCAGGAGGTCGTGGCCGACCCCAAGGTGATCTCGGCCTATCTCGGCGAACCGCTCGAGGAGCAGGCCAGCTGAATGACGGTCTCGGCACGCAACCACTGACATCGACCAATCATGGACCAGGAATCATGAAGCATTTCGGCGGCGGAGGCAGCGGCGCGGACCGTATCGGCGTCGAGATTGGCGGCACTTTCACGGACCTTGTCTGGTCCGGCCCCGACGGCCGGCTGCATACGGGCAAGACCCCTTCCACACCGCACGCCATCCACGAAGCGGTGCTGACCGTGATCTCCGAGGCCGGCATGCCGCTCGATGACGTCGCCGGGATCACGCATGGTTCCACGGTCGCCACGAATGCGCTGATCATGCGCAAAGGCGCATCGGCCGGGCTTCTGACCACCAAGGGTTTCCGCGATGTGGTCATTGTCGGGCGAGGTGACCGCGATCACGGCATCTACGACATGCAATATCGCCGCCCGGCTCCACCGATCCGGCGCGGCATGATCCGCGAAGTTCCCGAGCGCATCGGTCCCGACGGCGAGGTGATCGTTCCGCTCGACCTGGAAGTTGCCTGGCGCGAGGTCGAGACCTTCCTCGCCCAAGGTGTGGAAGGCATCGCCATCAGCCTTATCCACGCCTACCGCAACCCCGTGCATGAAAAAGCGCTGGCGGACATGATCCGTCGGCGTGCGCCGCATGTCGCGATTTCCGCGAGTCATGAGGTGTCGCCGGAGTTCCGTGAATACGAGAGAAGCGTCACAACTGTGGTGAATGCCTTTGTAGGACCGGTCGTGGAATCCTATATCGACCTCCT is part of the Chelativorans sp. AA-79 genome and encodes:
- a CDS encoding branched-chain amino acid ABC transporter permease; translated protein: MTLFLQTVLNGLVLGGIYSLAAVGFSLVFGVLGIVNLTHGIFVVAGAYGALFLFARMGIDPLLAIIPIGLVLFAVGYVYQRTIIQWAVSRASLVASLVVTFGVAMMARNGLQLVFGPDVHTITPTYSFMSLTLGPLRIDVVRIVALGASLVLLVALALVLARTHFGRAIRATAQQPLAAELSGLNVRNLHGLTFGLGAAMAGASGAIIGIVQPFTAASEVAWTLNAFIVVVLGGIGSPAGALVGGLLLGLINAFTAQYIGPSLTQAAMFLVLVLMLLVRPSGLLGNAFGESR
- a CDS encoding branched-chain amino acid ABC transporter permease; amino-acid sequence: MNRTLPLVIGAVIVIAAALLPLWIGPFYTRVAQLFFFSAGMAIAWNILGGFSGYWSFGHTVFIGMGAFSAAHIVNRLGPFGDGPLSMIAPILLAGLICGLFAAILAYPILRLRGIYFAIAMLGVSQVVGELVNNVSWFQGGIGVFLQTPVPSAMTPEDFFYYIFGGLLLLCFLISVAVRNSRFGYALLSIREDEDTAMMLGVATERYKIMAFVLSAILVGIMGAVYGYSVGYFTTYTVFRLDFSLNLIVFCLIGGIGTLFGPIIGTAVMLFITQVLLSRFLDIHLLITGAMVVAIILLMPGGIIGALSFRKRRANQAEPAAAEARA
- a CDS encoding ABC transporter ATP-binding protein, with the translated sequence MSGIILSGRGVTKSFRGLIAIQNVDFEIPAGAIFGLIGPNGAGKSTLFNLITGYYPLTGGEIRFKGEDISGLPTYRRNQAGIARAFQISKPFPALTVRENVRVGAMFGRPGGSQPEKVVDEALAIAGLEELADRTAEGLTVGSLRKLEVARAYATRPSLLLADEPCAGLNPIETEEMVTCLRKVRERGTTVWLVEHDMKAVTSICDRILVIDAGQKIAEGTPQEVVADPKVISAYLGEPLEEQAS